The Nostoc cf. commune SO-36 genomic sequence TTTAAGTTCACAGGAGTAGATTATAGACTGCCAATAGCATCGGCAACTAGTTTAGAAACAAAGGGCAAAATTGCCTGACTCTTAGCCTGTGCTTTACCTTCAGTAAATACTACTAAGAGATAAGGGCGCTGTTCTGGTAACTCAATATACGCGGCATCATGGCGAACTTGACTTGTCCAACCTGCCTTTGACCAAATTTGAGCATTTTCAGTCAGTCCACCGCCTAAGAAACCTGTTACCTGATCTTCCTCTCTGTCTGTGGGCAAATCGTTGAGAGGACGTTTGAGTAAAGCCATCATAGCTTGCGATCGCGCACTTGAAACCGCTACTCCACCTACAATACTATGCAGTAACCGAGCGATCGCATTTGTTGTCAACATATTGCGATTTTCCAGCAACTCTCCCACAAACGCCCGTTCTCGCCCATAAGGGCCATCACCCCAAGTTTTTTGACAGACGTTAATTGTCTGCAATTCTTCCCAACCCAATGATTGGTAATAGCGGTTAACAATATTACGCTGGTATTTCCAGGTTTCAAAAGGCCCGATTGGTAATTCTGGCCCTGATGTAGTGCCAGTCAAAATATCTACAACCAAGCTGGTAGCATCGTTACTAGAATCTATAATCATATCCCGCAAGGCTCGCTCCAACTCCTTGGAGTTTTGAGCCATGCCTTTTTCTAGCCATTCGTTTACCGCCACTAGGTAAAATAGTTTGACTACACTAGCGGGATAAATCCGCTCAACACCACGATAAGTAAAACCACGAACTGGATGATCCCAAAAAGCGTTAGGAGTCAGCGCCCCACCAGTATTTACTCGCACTGGGGGATCGTAAACAACCCAAGTTATGGCAATTTGGTTACGCGCTAAGGTCGGAAATGCTGTCCAAGCTGCATCTAAAATGCCATTACCAAGATTTTCCAGTTGATCGTCTTTATTAAAAAAAACCATTCTCTAATAATGTCCTTTAATTTAAAATCACAAATCCAAAATCCAAAATCAGGGGAGTATCAGTGTTTCGCTAACCTGAATTTATATGATTCTCCTGAATGTACGCGTTTAGCAACTCAAGCCGCCTCTGGACGACATTTATGGGTAACATCAAATTATCAAAATTTAGCAGTTGAGGTGTATTTATGTGAAGATGACTATCCAGGATGGGTATCTGTTTCAGATTTTGATTCATTACAACCTGCTACTTTACCCTATCAGGCTGCAATATTTTCTGAATCTGAAATTAAAAAACTCCTAGCGGAGGTTATCGCCTTTACCCAAAAAGCGATGCAGCAATCCAATTATTACCTTTGGGGTGGTACGGTTGGGCCAAATTACGACTGTTCTGGGTTGATGCAGGCAGCGTTTGCTTCGGTGGGTATTTGGCTACCTAGAGATGCTTATCAACAGGAAGGATTCACTCAAACAATTACTATTGCAGAATTAGCAGCCGGGGATCTGGTATTTTTTGGAACTAGTCAAAAAGCAACTCATGTCGGGCTTTATTTGGCTGATGGTTATTATATCCATAGTTCTGGAAAAGATCAGGGACGAGATGGGATTGGGATTGATGTTCTTTCGGAACAGGGGGATGCTGTTAGTCAGTCTTACTATCAGCAGGTGCGGGGTGCTGGTAGAGTTTTTAAGAGTTACGAACCACAGAGACGCTGAGGGCGCGAAGAAATATGAGGAGTGGGTTGGTTGAACAAGGGGTGATGGGGGAAAATGGGGCGATTTCAGCAATCGTTCCAGATGTTTCGGTGGTGGTGCCGATACATAACGAGGTGGAAAGTTTGCCGCTTTTACTAGAAGCGATCGCATCTACTTTATCGTCTAGTCAGGTAAATTATGAAATCATTTGTGTAGATGATGGTTCTACAGATGGTTCCGGGGATTTTCTCAAGAAGGAGGCGCAAATCCGCACAGATTTAAAGGCGGTGATTTTGCGTCGTAATTACGGACAAACTGCGGCGATGGCTGCTGGATTTTATTATGCAGTCGGTAAAGCGATCGTTACTTTAGATGCTGATCTTCAAAATGATCCGGCTGATATCCCTATGTTATTAGCAAAGCTGGATGAGGGTTACGATTTGGTGAGTGGTTGGCGGCAAAAACGCCAA encodes the following:
- a CDS encoding C40 family peptidase, producing the protein MSFNLKSQIQNPKSGEYQCFANLNLYDSPECTRLATQAASGRHLWVTSNYQNLAVEVYLCEDDYPGWVSVSDFDSLQPATLPYQAAIFSESEIKKLLAEVIAFTQKAMQQSNYYLWGGTVGPNYDCSGLMQAAFASVGIWLPRDAYQQEGFTQTITIAELAAGDLVFFGTSQKATHVGLYLADGYYIHSSGKDQGRDGIGIDVLSEQGDAVSQSYYQQVRGAGRVFKSYEPQRR
- a CDS encoding serine hydrolase — protein: MVFFNKDDQLENLGNGILDAAWTAFPTLARNQIAITWVVYDPPVRVNTGGALTPNAFWDHPVRGFTYRGVERIYPASVVKLFYLVAVNEWLEKGMAQNSKELERALRDMIIDSSNDATSLVVDILTGTTSGPELPIGPFETWKYQRNIVNRYYQSLGWEELQTINVCQKTWGDGPYGRERAFVGELLENRNMLTTNAIARLLHSIVGGVAVSSARSQAMMALLKRPLNDLPTDREEDQVTGFLGGGLTENAQIWSKAGWTSQVRHDAAYIELPEQRPYLLVVFTEGKAQAKSQAILPFVSKLVADAIGSL